Proteins from a single region of Salvelinus sp. IW2-2015 linkage group LG4p, ASM291031v2, whole genome shotgun sequence:
- the LOC111960774 gene encoding transcription cofactor HES-6, with translation MAPSALHIKNGLGMDEDDYYGINKGDRKARKPLVEKKRRARINESLQELRTLIADTDSKVENAEVLEMTVKKVEHILKDRPQETDIMNREASERFAAGYIQCMHEVHMFVSNCPGIDATVAAELLNHLLECMPLNEDHFQDMVMDIISDTSSNNGSTWPAGEAVCAALASPGCRSISSGSSSALSPVASTTSSEDLCSDLYKTDSENNQGATDALENQEAQNMPXISYYKSMWRPW, from the exons ATGGCCCCCTCGGCTCTGCACATCAAGAACGGACTTGGCATGGATGAGGATGACTACTACGGGATTAATAAAGGGGATAGAAAG GCAAGAAAACCTTTGGTGGAGAAGAAGAGGCGTGCTCGTATCAATGAGAGTTTGCAGGAGCTCCGGACCTTGATCGCTGACACCGAC TCAAAGGTGGAGAACGCAGAGGTACTGGAGATGACGGTGAAAAAAGTGGAGCATATTCTCAAGGATCGTCCCCAAG AGACTGACATCATGAACCGGGAGGCCAGTGAGAGGTTTGCAGCAGGCTACATCCAGTGCATGCATGAGGTCCATATGTTTGTGTCCAACTGTCCCGGGATAGACGCGACGGTGGCGGCCGAGCTACTGAACCACCTGCTGGAGTGTATGCCCTTGAACGAGGATCACTTCCAGGACATGGTTATGGATATAATATCAGACACTTCCAGCAACAACGGCAGCACTTGGCCCGCCGGCGAGGCAGTGTGCGCGGCACTAGCCTCACCCGGATGCAGGAGTATATCCAGCGGCTCTTCCTCGGCCCTCTCCCCCGTCGCCTCCACCACCTCCAGTGAGGACCTGTGCTCTGACCTGTACAAGACAGACAGCGAGAACAACCAGGGCGCTACCGACGCACTGGAGAACCAAGAGGCCCAGAACATGCCCAMTATCAGCTACTACAAATCCATGTGGAGGCCCTGGTAG